Proteins from a genomic interval of Sporolactobacillus sp. Y61:
- the hisD gene encoding histidinol dehydrogenase produces the protein MKLEWIKNGHLDFLKKRKVEAKEEARKSVQAIIEEVRENGDEALRSLTRKFDGVDRKDLQVHIDEADEAASRVSEKVRQAIREAAGNIRAFHEKHKPESWTETVSDQVRLGQKVTPLDSVGVYVPGGTACYPSSVLMGAIPALVAGVPRVVLMSPPQKNGLIADGVLAAAREIGITEIYQAGGAQAIAALAYGTETIRPVDKIVGPGNLYVMLAKKEVFGDVAIDSLAGPSEIAVIADQTAHPEWVAADLLSQAEHDKMSMPVLVTTSQEFGEKVDREVERQLAELPRKEIAEPAVESVGKIILVNDLKKAAEAVNQIAPEHLELAVADPDALLPRIRHAGAIFLGHYSSEPVGDYFAGPNHIIPTNGAARYASPLSVESFVKRSSLIRYTEEALRRNGAAIAVLARYEGLEGHARAVEKRLKGATVHD, from the coding sequence CTGAAGTTGGAATGGATTAAAAACGGTCATCTTGATTTTCTGAAAAAAAGGAAAGTCGAAGCAAAAGAAGAAGCACGGAAGTCTGTCCAGGCCATCATCGAAGAAGTCAGGGAAAACGGCGATGAAGCGCTCCGTTCACTGACCAGAAAATTTGATGGAGTAGACAGAAAAGATCTGCAGGTTCATATTGATGAAGCGGATGAGGCGGCATCACGAGTTTCTGAAAAGGTACGTCAGGCCATCCGTGAGGCGGCGGGGAATATCCGTGCGTTCCATGAAAAGCATAAACCGGAATCATGGACTGAGACCGTTTCTGACCAGGTCAGACTGGGCCAGAAAGTCACGCCGCTCGATTCTGTCGGTGTTTATGTACCGGGAGGAACCGCCTGCTACCCTTCATCTGTTCTGATGGGGGCGATTCCCGCACTGGTCGCCGGCGTTCCGCGTGTGGTTCTGATGTCACCTCCTCAGAAGAATGGGCTGATTGCCGATGGTGTCCTTGCTGCTGCACGCGAAATTGGTATAACGGAGATTTACCAGGCAGGCGGGGCGCAGGCTATTGCAGCACTGGCTTACGGAACGGAAACCATCCGACCTGTGGATAAAATTGTCGGTCCGGGAAACCTTTACGTCATGCTGGCCAAGAAAGAGGTTTTTGGTGATGTTGCCATTGACAGTCTGGCTGGACCCAGTGAAATCGCCGTTATCGCCGATCAGACAGCGCATCCCGAGTGGGTGGCAGCTGATCTGCTCTCCCAGGCGGAACATGATAAAATGTCCATGCCCGTCCTTGTGACGACCTCTCAGGAATTTGGTGAAAAGGTGGACAGGGAAGTTGAACGGCAGCTTGCGGAATTGCCACGGAAAGAAATAGCGGAACCGGCTGTTGAATCTGTGGGTAAAATCATTCTAGTAAATGATCTGAAGAAAGCTGCCGAAGCTGTGAATCAGATCGCTCCTGAGCATTTGGAGCTTGCCGTAGCAGATCCTGATGCCCTGCTTCCCCGGATTCGCCATGCGGGTGCGATCTTTCTTGGTCACTACAGTTCCGAACCGGTCGGTGACTATTTCGCCGGGCCCAACCATATCATTCCGACAAATGGCGCTGCCCGCTACGCTTCTCCCCTGAGTGTTGAGAGCTTTGTAAAAAGGTCAAGCCTGATCCGCTATACGGAAGAAGCGCTCCGCAGGAATGGGGCTGCTATTGCCGTTCTGGCGCGGTATGAAGGTCTTGAAGGACACGCCCGGGCGGTGGAAAAACGGTTGAAAGGAGCAACAGTTCATGACTGA
- the hisG gene encoding ATP phosphoribosyltransferase → MNDSLITVAMPKGRIFGDACRLLTRAGFDLPESFELERKLIIDLKSEPFRFILAKPVDVPTYVEYGAADIGIAGKDVLLESGRDVYEMVDLGISKCHMAVAGLPGHRTSQPYLKIATKYPNIASDYYRRRGEQIDLIALNGSIELAPIVGLADAIVDIVSTGKTLRDNGLVEFDRLIEISSRLIVNPVSYRLKKATIDRIIEKMIQATEATEVGMD, encoded by the coding sequence ATGAATGATTCACTGATTACAGTAGCCATGCCGAAAGGCCGGATATTCGGGGATGCGTGCCGGCTTTTGACCAGGGCCGGATTTGATCTTCCTGAAAGTTTTGAACTGGAGCGTAAATTAATCATTGATCTTAAGTCTGAGCCATTCCGGTTTATTCTGGCTAAACCGGTCGATGTACCGACTTATGTTGAATACGGAGCTGCGGATATCGGTATTGCGGGAAAAGACGTCCTGCTTGAAAGCGGGCGTGATGTGTACGAGATGGTAGATCTCGGCATCAGTAAATGTCACATGGCCGTAGCCGGATTGCCGGGTCACCGGACTAGTCAGCCCTATCTCAAAATTGCGACTAAATATCCGAATATTGCTTCGGATTATTATCGAAGAAGAGGGGAACAGATTGATCTGATCGCTCTGAATGGATCGATCGAACTCGCCCCGATTGTCGGTCTGGCAGATGCTATTGTAGATATTGTATCAACCGGGAAAACGCTCAGAGATAATGGTCTGGTGGAATTTGACAGACTGATAGAGATCAGTTCAAGACTGATCGTGAATCCGGTCAGCTATCGACTGAAGAAAGCAACAATAGACAGGATTATTGAGAAAATGATTCAGGCTACGGAGGCGACTGAAGTTGGAATGGATTAA
- a CDS encoding ATP phosphoribosyltransferase regulatory subunit, which yields MTQPYMFEKPLGLRDILPSAERAIARLEKVFREELTRWGYDFIQTPALEYAETIGRASAIADSRLFKFLDAEGHPVVLRPDMTTPIARIAASSLSHEPLPLRLAYTAALYRSQRREGGHPSEFEQAGAELIGDATPYADVEMISLMLALLQKTGLKSIRLVIGHVGFVNAFFYDMVKDKEIAGHLRNLLYNKNDVGFHKLIHTLDLNQSDAGKLHTFIDSRRMNNSETLEFLKTLADSSSSPVHSYYRNIVELIELLKIDQLEDVIDLDITLVPHLNYYTGFVFQGFGGGLGFPVASGGRYDGLLAQFRRPAPATGFGIRMDRLMSAVGSGKLHVESRKEAVIYDREHAKEALRYAAKEREKGRAVVLQYRDGIGSLEAYSKQFVTVRRFLSTEGTETGR from the coding sequence ATGACACAACCTTATATGTTTGAAAAACCGTTAGGATTGAGAGATATATTGCCGTCTGCCGAGCGGGCTATTGCCAGACTGGAGAAAGTCTTCAGAGAGGAACTGACCAGATGGGGATACGACTTTATTCAGACGCCGGCACTCGAGTATGCAGAAACGATTGGAAGAGCATCTGCCATCGCCGACAGCAGATTATTTAAATTTTTGGACGCAGAAGGGCATCCTGTCGTTCTGCGTCCGGATATGACCACACCTATAGCGAGAATCGCTGCGTCAAGTCTAAGTCACGAACCGCTGCCGCTGAGGCTCGCTTATACGGCCGCTCTGTACCGCAGTCAGAGGCGGGAAGGGGGCCATCCAAGCGAATTTGAGCAGGCCGGTGCCGAACTGATCGGTGACGCCACACCTTATGCCGATGTTGAAATGATCTCGCTGATGCTCGCCTTGCTTCAGAAGACAGGCTTGAAATCGATTCGGCTGGTCATTGGACATGTCGGGTTTGTTAATGCTTTTTTCTACGATATGGTAAAGGATAAGGAAATTGCCGGTCATCTGAGAAATCTGCTTTATAATAAGAACGATGTGGGCTTCCATAAATTGATTCATACCCTTGACCTGAACCAGTCAGATGCCGGCAAGCTGCACACGTTTATCGATTCAAGACGAATGAATAACAGCGAGACACTGGAATTCCTGAAAACACTCGCAGACAGTTCTTCAAGCCCCGTTCATTCATACTACCGGAATATCGTTGAATTGATCGAATTGCTCAAAATTGATCAGCTTGAAGACGTCATAGACCTGGATATTACCCTTGTCCCTCATCTGAATTACTATACGGGATTCGTCTTTCAGGGATTCGGCGGAGGTCTTGGATTTCCGGTCGCAAGCGGCGGACGCTACGATGGATTACTTGCCCAGTTCAGGCGCCCCGCCCCTGCGACGGGATTCGGCATTCGCATGGACCGGCTGATGAGTGCTGTCGGATCAGGAAAACTGCATGTTGAAAGCCGGAAGGAAGCCGTGATTTATGACCGTGAACATGCAAAAGAAGCCCTGCGCTATGCCGCAAAGGAACGGGAAAAGGGACGTGCCGTTGTTTTGCAGTATAGGGACGGGATCGGCAGCCTTGAAGCTTATTCAAAACAATTTGTGACAGTCAGACGATTTTTATCAACAGAAGGAACGGAGACGGGACGATGA
- a CDS encoding alpha/beta-type small acid-soluble spore protein: MAENNQLLVPGAEQALEQMKTEIASEFGVHLGPDTTSRANGSVGGEITKRLVATALGSKF; this comes from the coding sequence ATGGCTGAAAACAATCAACTTCTCGTTCCGGGTGCTGAACAGGCGCTCGAACAGATGAAAACTGAAATTGCTTCGGAGTTTGGTGTCCACCTTGGACCGGATACGACTTCACGTGCCAATGGTTCTGTTGGTGGTGAAATTACGAAGCGCCTGGTTGCCACTGCACTGGGGAGTAAGTTTTAA
- the thiI gene encoding tRNA uracil 4-sulfurtransferase ThiI, protein MIYDFLIIRFGEIALKGKNKKRFVLRLEDDVRDKLSRFPKADIKRHFDDIEIQLNGEDAGRILPILQKIFGIQNISSAIKVDNNLEAMKKGVLRIANEETSARTFKIAARRKDKRFPIHGSELNQELGSFVLKNCDRMTVDVHHPDLTLRVEVGYHETRIYGHEYEGAGGLPVGTSGKVLLLLSGGIDSPVAGYLLARRGASIEAIYFQSPPYTSDRAKQKVIDLSKKIQSFGGTFRLHLVPFTHAQIAIRDTVPEDYRITIMRRMMFRIAEKAADRFGCLALSTGESLGQVASQTLESMNTINQVTALPVLRPLIAMDKIDIARIAKQIDTYDISIRPYEDCCTLFLPKAPKTRPDRIHAARFEKYLGVDQLVQEAVGGIETLTITQDETEDAFSGLL, encoded by the coding sequence GTGATTTACGATTTTTTAATTATCCGATTTGGGGAGATTGCTTTAAAAGGGAAAAATAAGAAAAGATTTGTTCTCAGGCTTGAAGATGATGTACGGGATAAATTGAGCCGTTTCCCGAAAGCGGATATTAAAAGGCATTTTGATGATATAGAAATACAATTGAATGGTGAGGATGCCGGACGGATCCTGCCGATCCTTCAGAAAATTTTCGGAATCCAGAACATATCTTCAGCTATTAAAGTAGATAATAATCTGGAAGCAATGAAAAAGGGTGTACTTCGGATAGCAAATGAGGAGACATCAGCGCGTACATTTAAGATTGCTGCACGGAGAAAGGACAAAAGATTTCCAATTCATGGCAGTGAGCTGAACCAGGAGCTTGGCTCTTTCGTATTAAAAAATTGCGACAGGATGACCGTTGATGTACATCATCCGGATCTGACACTGAGAGTTGAAGTCGGGTATCATGAAACACGGATTTACGGACATGAGTATGAAGGTGCCGGCGGTCTGCCGGTCGGCACCAGCGGGAAAGTGCTGCTGCTGCTCTCAGGAGGTATTGACAGTCCTGTTGCCGGATATCTGCTTGCCAGACGCGGTGCATCCATTGAAGCCATCTATTTTCAGAGCCCGCCTTACACAAGCGACCGTGCGAAACAGAAGGTTATCGATCTGTCGAAGAAAATCCAGTCTTTTGGAGGCACATTCAGACTGCATCTTGTGCCTTTTACTCATGCCCAGATCGCAATCCGGGACACGGTTCCCGAGGATTACCGGATTACCATTATGCGCCGGATGATGTTCCGTATTGCTGAAAAGGCAGCAGACCGCTTCGGCTGTCTGGCTCTTTCGACAGGGGAAAGCCTGGGTCAGGTGGCAAGTCAGACACTGGAGAGTATGAACACCATTAATCAGGTGACTGCATTGCCTGTCCTCAGGCCGCTCATAGCGATGGATAAGATTGATATTGCCCGGATCGCGAAACAAATTGATACTTATGACATATCGATCCGTCCCTATGAAGACTGCTGTACCCTTTTTCTTCCGAAAGCACCAAAAACACGTCCGGACCGGATCCATGCGGCCCGTTTTGAAAAATACCTTGGAGTGGATCAGCTGGTACAGGAAGCAGTCGGCGGAATCGAAACACTGACGATCACTCAGGATGAAACAGAGGATGCGTTCAGCGGCTTACTCTGA
- a CDS encoding cysteine desulfurase family protein — protein MIYLDNSATTKPYTEAMKTYLTVSEQFFANPSSIHSLGGKSEALLTRSRDQAASLLGVSPDEIVFTSGGTEGNNLAIKGAAFAYRSRGKHLITTAVEHASSLNAFRQLEKLGFDVTYLPVDRNCRVSVDDFKKAYRKDTILVSIMHVNNEVGTIQPVREIAEILKNKPTTLFHVDHVQGFSKVPLQLKNSGIDLCTISGHKFHGPEGTGILFVRKGTLLSPLLSGGGQEGERRSGTENLPGICGMVRALRMTIEKEPEGIRHLQALQKQLRKGLSQIPDAVIHTPVSGAAPSIINVSLKGIKSEVLVHALEEKGIYVSTKSACSSKDSGASGILLAMGVPETEAGQAIRISTAFENTAEQISTFLNVLSDAADRLKMVMR, from the coding sequence ATGATTTATCTTGATAATAGTGCAACAACAAAGCCTTATACTGAAGCAATGAAAACGTATCTGACCGTCTCTGAACAATTTTTTGCCAACCCTTCTTCCATCCATTCGCTTGGAGGAAAAAGCGAAGCGCTGCTTACCCGGTCACGTGACCAGGCGGCATCGCTTCTCGGCGTTTCTCCGGATGAGATTGTTTTTACGTCGGGAGGAACGGAAGGAAATAATCTGGCGATAAAAGGTGCAGCGTTTGCCTATCGATCCCGCGGAAAACACCTGATCACAACGGCTGTCGAACATGCATCATCGCTTAATGCATTCAGACAACTTGAAAAACTTGGTTTTGACGTGACTTATCTGCCGGTAGACCGTAACTGCCGGGTGTCCGTTGATGACTTTAAAAAGGCATACCGGAAAGATACCATTCTTGTTTCGATCATGCATGTGAATAACGAAGTGGGTACCATACAGCCGGTCAGGGAGATCGCTGAGATCCTCAAAAACAAACCGACAACGCTCTTTCATGTAGATCATGTACAGGGCTTTTCCAAGGTTCCGCTGCAGTTAAAAAACAGCGGGATTGACTTGTGCACGATATCCGGCCATAAATTTCATGGTCCTGAAGGGACCGGTATCCTTTTTGTCAGGAAGGGCACCTTACTGTCTCCACTGCTCTCCGGAGGGGGTCAGGAAGGCGAACGCCGGTCCGGTACCGAGAATCTCCCGGGGATATGTGGTATGGTTCGTGCACTGCGCATGACCATTGAAAAAGAACCGGAAGGAATCCGTCATCTTCAGGCGCTGCAAAAGCAGCTTCGCAAGGGACTTTCTCAGATTCCGGATGCTGTGATCCACACGCCTGTGTCAGGAGCAGCCCCGAGCATCATAAATGTGTCATTGAAGGGAATCAAGTCCGAAGTCCTGGTCCATGCGCTTGAGGAAAAAGGAATCTATGTCTCCACGAAATCTGCATGCTCTTCAAAGGACAGCGGAGCAAGCGGTATTCTTCTTGCCATGGGTGTTCCTGAAACGGAAGCCGGGCAGGCCATCCGGATCAGTACAGCATTTGAAAATACCGCTGAGCAGATCAGTACTTTTTTAAATGTACTGTCTGATGCGGCAGACAGATTGAAAATGGTAATGAGGTGA
- the ezrA gene encoding septation ring formation regulator EzrA: protein MLYVVIGLILIIVFVISYGAWMRKKTYSRIDQAETRRVDMMNRPVAKELAKVKQLRMVGDTEKKFEKWRSGWDDIVTRELPAVGESLFKAEGLTDKYRFKAAQALVGQLQKQMDTIEAEIDGILKELNAVVDSESKNRKDVTPVKESYHQIKKLMITRRSQFRKALPLLEKSVKAIDEQYSKYGEQTASGNYIEARRILLGVKTGIDDVQEKIDQVPALYEDIGHSIPDQIRELRQGSEEMVEEGYALQHLQIGTQLEEAERQLHVVEASVGRLELTEASEGLQGIHDQLDWLYNQLEKEALSRQEIREVAPKIEARLDSAGRKINELNEETEMVRDSYHIDTDDIKVQREISKSYYKLEKTYAETGEMIKNHSEAFSTVLEKLKKIGADIGEIDSLADSYSKKIKALRKDELAARQSIHELRHILFEARQMLLKSNIPGVPESFSHVLSEAEQQLKSAGGHLDDKPLNMTEVQEALDAAKAKADDVHSQAKTIVETAAFAEEMIRYGNRYRTDDPEIDGKLQTAEQLFRNYDYQASAETAVRAIEKKEPKILKRVNLYQQHQA, encoded by the coding sequence ATGCTCTATGTGGTGATCGGCCTGATCCTGATCATTGTTTTTGTCATCTCATACGGCGCGTGGATGAGAAAAAAAACGTATAGCCGGATTGACCAGGCGGAGACGCGTCGTGTGGATATGATGAACCGGCCGGTGGCAAAGGAACTGGCTAAAGTCAAACAACTCAGGATGGTCGGAGATACAGAAAAAAAATTTGAAAAATGGCGCTCCGGATGGGATGATATTGTAACACGAGAACTTCCAGCTGTCGGAGAGTCTCTTTTTAAGGCTGAAGGGCTTACAGATAAATATCGCTTTAAAGCAGCACAGGCTCTTGTCGGTCAGCTTCAGAAACAAATGGATACCATTGAAGCTGAGATTGACGGAATCCTGAAGGAATTGAATGCTGTTGTCGACAGCGAGAGCAAGAACAGGAAGGACGTTACACCTGTTAAAGAGTCATATCACCAGATCAAAAAGCTGATGATCACAAGGCGAAGCCAGTTTCGAAAAGCGCTGCCGCTGCTGGAGAAGTCGGTAAAAGCCATCGATGAACAATACAGCAAGTATGGTGAGCAAACCGCATCGGGTAATTATATAGAAGCACGAAGGATCCTGCTTGGCGTAAAAACGGGCATTGATGACGTGCAGGAAAAAATAGATCAGGTTCCGGCTTTATATGAAGATATCGGTCATTCCATACCTGACCAGATCCGCGAACTGCGGCAGGGAAGCGAGGAAATGGTGGAGGAAGGCTATGCCCTGCAGCACCTGCAGATCGGTACGCAGCTTGAAGAAGCGGAGCGCCAGCTTCATGTCGTTGAGGCCTCTGTCGGCCGTCTGGAGCTGACTGAAGCTTCAGAGGGTCTGCAGGGAATACACGATCAGCTTGACTGGCTTTATAATCAGCTGGAAAAAGAAGCCCTGAGCAGACAGGAAATCAGGGAAGTGGCACCGAAGATCGAGGCAAGACTGGATTCAGCCGGCCGGAAAATTAATGAACTGAATGAAGAAACTGAGATGGTCCGGGACAGTTACCATATTGATACGGACGATATCAAAGTTCAGCGGGAAATCAGCAAGAGTTATTATAAACTGGAAAAAACCTATGCTGAAACGGGCGAAATGATTAAAAATCATTCGGAAGCTTTCAGTACGGTGCTGGAAAAACTGAAAAAAATCGGTGCCGATATCGGTGAGATCGATTCACTGGCTGACAGCTACAGCAAGAAGATTAAAGCGCTCAGGAAAGATGAACTCGCGGCAAGACAATCCATTCATGAACTCAGGCACATCCTTTTTGAAGCCAGACAAATGCTGTTAAAAAGCAATATCCCCGGAGTCCCGGAGTCCTTTAGTCATGTGCTGAGCGAGGCAGAGCAGCAGCTCAAGTCGGCGGGCGGCCATCTTGATGATAAACCGCTTAATATGACTGAGGTACAAGAGGCACTTGACGCCGCAAAGGCAAAAGCGGATGACGTTCACAGTCAGGCAAAGACCATTGTTGAAACAGCGGCATTTGCTGAAGAGATGATTCGCTACGGGAACAGATACCGCACGGATGATCCGGAAATCGACGGGAAGCTTCAGACAGCTGAACAGCTGTTCAGAAACTATGACTATCAGGCTTCGGCAGAGACAGCCGTTCGAGCCATTGAGAAAAAGGAACCGAAGATCCTGAAAAGAGTTAACCTGTACCAGCAGCATCAGGCATGA
- a CDS encoding TSUP family transporter, translating into MDEIWIYIFLIVAGFGSGFIDSVVGGGGVISTPALLSIGLPPQIALGTNKLASSMGSLTSTLTFLRSGKVNLRLTAKLFPLSFTGSACGVFLVHFLPSQLLRPLILILLVAVTIYTLLRKKWGAASHFRGLTGKTCMWFLPLVLAIGFYDGFLGAGTGSFLIFSFLMLGFDFIHSAGNAKVLNFGSNIAALITFAALGYVNYRMGAIMAAALIAGSWCGAKVAIKSGSSYVRILFLAVTTLLIGKNIVDYLTWLTR; encoded by the coding sequence GTGGATGAAATCTGGATATACATCTTTCTGATCGTTGCAGGATTTGGATCGGGGTTTATCGACTCGGTAGTTGGCGGGGGCGGCGTGATTTCAACGCCGGCATTGCTGTCAATCGGTCTGCCCCCTCAAATAGCGCTGGGGACAAATAAACTCGCCAGTTCCATGGGATCTCTGACCAGTACGCTGACCTTTCTCCGATCGGGAAAAGTGAATCTTCGTCTGACGGCAAAATTATTTCCCCTGTCTTTTACAGGATCAGCCTGCGGCGTGTTTCTCGTTCATTTTCTCCCTTCGCAGCTTCTGCGCCCTTTGATTCTAATTCTGCTGGTCGCTGTCACGATATATACCCTGTTACGGAAAAAATGGGGGGCAGCCAGCCATTTCCGGGGACTGACAGGCAAGACGTGCATGTGGTTTCTCCCGCTGGTACTCGCCATTGGATTTTATGACGGTTTCCTCGGTGCCGGTACCGGATCCTTTCTGATTTTTTCATTTCTCATGCTTGGTTTCGATTTCATCCATTCTGCAGGAAATGCCAAAGTACTGAACTTCGGCAGCAACATTGCAGCTCTGATCACCTTTGCTGCTCTCGGCTATGTCAATTATCGCATGGGGGCCATTATGGCCGCAGCCCTGATCGCAGGTTCCTGGTGCGGAGCAAAAGTTGCCATAAAAAGCGGATCATCCTATGTAAGGATCCTGTTTCTTGCGGTTACGACATTACTTATCGGGAAAAATATCGTGGATTATCTCACCTGGCTCACCCGCTGA
- the refZ gene encoding forespore capture DNA-binding protein RefZ has translation MPGKSILPEGGRTSKEAVIHSALKLFNMSGYDGTSVRAIAADARVNIALVSYYFGGKQGLLEHLMSSFFEGYLDCLENAAKQDNVQPNGQAEDLIVTVADALITYQQKYFYLSRFVHREMTLDNQLVRELMASYLMKEKFLLTQLLEKAVPGFGKDPLQADFTLLQFRDLIIMPFLQPQLLRKVYYMKPSESSFRPGYLRYIAGWADRLLEENRRFKRRQRVSQVR, from the coding sequence ATGCCGGGAAAAAGTATTTTACCTGAAGGCGGCCGGACATCAAAAGAGGCAGTCATTCATTCTGCATTAAAATTATTTAATATGAGCGGATACGACGGGACATCTGTGCGGGCTATAGCCGCAGATGCACGTGTAAATATTGCTCTGGTCTCCTATTATTTCGGAGGTAAGCAGGGCCTTCTGGAACATCTTATGTCCTCTTTTTTTGAAGGATATCTCGACTGTCTGGAGAACGCCGCAAAACAGGATAACGTTCAGCCGAATGGGCAGGCTGAGGACCTGATCGTCACGGTTGCCGATGCGCTGATCACCTATCAGCAAAAATATTTTTATCTGTCCCGCTTTGTTCACCGGGAGATGACCCTTGATAATCAGCTGGTCAGAGAACTTATGGCCAGCTATCTGATGAAGGAAAAGTTTCTGCTTACTCAATTATTAGAAAAGGCAGTGCCCGGATTTGGTAAAGATCCGCTTCAGGCGGATTTTACCCTTCTGCAGTTCCGTGACCTGATTATTATGCCGTTTCTGCAGCCGCAGTTGCTCAGAAAAGTGTATTACATGAAACCGAGCGAGTCTTCATTTCGACCCGGTTATTTACGCTATATTGCCGGATGGGCAGACCGGTTGCTGGAGGAAAACCGCCGTTTTAAGCGACGTCAGCGGGTGAGCCAGGTGAGATAA
- a CDS encoding GAF domain-containing protein, with protein MNSVSNNRIQVLESLIKNETDQTANLANCSAWLNESFEQINWAGFYLFKDGELVLGPFQGKPACIRIQPGKGVCGTAAAKREIIRVADVHKFPGHIACDAVSRSEIVVPLIKEDELIGVIDIDSPNLNRFSDEDQQFLEAVAETLVRYI; from the coding sequence ATGAATTCTGTCAGTAACAATAGAATTCAGGTGCTCGAGTCCCTGATAAAAAATGAAACGGATCAAACGGCAAATCTTGCCAACTGCTCTGCCTGGCTAAACGAGAGTTTTGAGCAGATCAACTGGGCAGGCTTCTATCTGTTTAAAGATGGAGAGCTGGTCCTTGGTCCTTTTCAGGGAAAACCGGCCTGTATACGAATCCAGCCAGGTAAAGGCGTTTGCGGTACAGCTGCAGCAAAGCGGGAAATCATACGTGTCGCCGATGTCCATAAATTTCCCGGACATATTGCCTGCGATGCCGTATCCCGCTCAGAAATTGTAGTACCACTGATTAAAGAAGACGAACTAATCGGCGTTATCGATATTGACAGCCCGAATCTTAACCGGTTCTCTGATGAAGATCAGCAATTTCTTGAAGCGGTGGCCGAAACGCTCGTCCGCTACATCTGA
- the rpsD gene encoding 30S ribosomal protein S4 encodes MARYTGPVWKKSRRLGISLSGTGKELERRPYAPGEHGPSQRVKLSEYGLQQKEKQKLRFMYGLNERQFHRVFNDAAKMKGVHGENFMILLESRLDNLVYRLGLARTRRQSRQLVNHGHITVNGHRVDIPSYRVKPGDTIGVREKSRNLTVIKDALETNNFVPEYLSFDEKNLEGTYTRLPERSELPAEITEAMIVEFYSR; translated from the coding sequence ATGGCTCGATATACTGGTCCGGTCTGGAAAAAGTCACGCCGACTGGGCATTTCACTCAGCGGTACAGGCAAAGAACTCGAAAGGCGTCCGTATGCACCCGGGGAACACGGTCCTTCTCAGCGCGTGAAACTTTCAGAATACGGACTTCAGCAGAAGGAAAAGCAGAAACTGCGTTTTATGTACGGTCTCAATGAACGGCAGTTCCATCGTGTATTCAACGACGCAGCAAAGATGAAGGGTGTTCATGGCGAAAACTTCATGATTCTGCTTGAATCCCGGCTGGACAATCTGGTTTATCGCCTGGGACTCGCGCGTACGCGCAGACAGTCACGTCAGCTTGTCAATCACGGGCACATCACAGTAAATGGACATCGCGTCGATATCCCTTCCTATCGTGTAAAGCCCGGTGATACGATCGGCGTCCGGGAAAAATCCCGTAATCTTACTGTCATCAAGGATGCTCTGGAAACGAATAACTTTGTTCCTGAATATCTGTCCTTTGACGAAAAGAATCTGGAAGGCACCTATACCCGTCTTCCGGAGCGCTCAGAACTCCCGGCTGAAATTACTGAAGCCATGATCGTCGAATTCTATTCCAGATAA